The Salvelinus sp. IW2-2015 unplaced genomic scaffold, ASM291031v2 Un_scaffold5787, whole genome shotgun sequence genome includes a window with the following:
- the stk16 gene encoding LOW QUALITY PROTEIN: serine/threonine-protein kinase 16 (The sequence of the model RefSeq protein was modified relative to this genomic sequence to represent the inferred CDS: inserted 1 base in 1 codon; deleted 2 bases in 2 codons), with amino-acid sequence MYTEVASRKPKTGRIQKSIWVLVCCVIPREMGQTLCICSRGSITIDNXRYYFIQKLDEGFSYVDLVEGVQDGRFYALKRILCHDREGRQEAQTEVEMHRLFSHPNILGLAGHTFIERGGKSEAWILLPYVQKGSLWSVLEKLRDKGSFMPERRILKVLQGICSGLKAMHDRGYAHRDLKPTNVLLEEDDRPLLMDLGSMNRSRMEVKGTREAMTVQDWAAQRCTISYRAPELFNVESHCVIDASIEDRTDIWSLGCVLYSMMFLEGPYDMVFQKGDSVALAVQNPVTIPQPCRSVSLGKLTLTLTQLPPSPC; translated from the exons ATGTACACGGAAGTAGCCAGCAGAAAACCAAAAACAGGACGAATACAGAAG tccatcTGGGTGTTGGTGTGTTGCGTTATCCCCAGAGAGATGGGTCAGACCCTGTGTATCTGTTCCCGCGGCTCCATCACCATTGACA AAAGATACTACTTCATCCAGAAACTAGATGAAG GGTTCAGCTATGTGGACCTGGTGGAGGGGGTGCAGGATGGGCGTTTCTACGCCCTGAAGAGAATCCTGTGCCATGACCGGGAGGGTCGCCAAGAGGCTCAGACGGAGGTGGAGATGCACCGTCTCTTCAGCCACCCCAACATCCTGGGCCTGGCAGGGCACACCTTCATAGAGAGGGGGGGCAAGAGTGAGGCCTGGATACTGCTGCCCTACGTTCAG AAGGGCAGTCTGTGGTCAGTGCTAGAGAAGCTGAGGGACAAGGGCAGCTTCATGCCAGAGAGACGCATCCTGAAGGTCCTACAGGGCATCTGTTCTGGACTGAAGGCCATGCATGACAGAGGCTACGCACACAG AGATCTGAAGCCTACCAATGTACTCCTAGAGGAGGATGACAGGCCGCTGCTGATGGACCTGGGTTCTATGAACCGCTCCAGGATGGAGGTCAAGGGGACCAGGGAGGCCATGACAGTACAGGACTGGGCAGCTCAGAGGTGTACTATATCGTACCGCGCCCCTGAGCTGTTTAACGTGGAGAGCCACTGCGTCATCGATGCGTCCATCGAA GACCGTACAGACATCTGG tctCTGGGCTGTGTACTGTACAGCATGATGTTCCTGGAGGGGCCCTATGACATGGTGTTCCAGAAGGGAGACAGTGTGGCCCTTGCC GTCCAGAACCCAGTTACCATCCCTCAGCCATGCAGGTCAGTGTCCCTCGGCaagctaactctaaccctaacccagttacCACCCTCGCCCTGcag